The following coding sequences lie in one Alicyclobacillus curvatus genomic window:
- a CDS encoding AraC family transcriptional regulator, producing the protein MMTMSRRYGEAAFAQLLLSGTWVHEGNFADLQQQYGVYLHPTVVMVVSIDRYPDLAEKQPLEWRVDVGRKLVDTVSATTQSLGLPYLRLWTEEGVMALFIDTGKADATNPTVPLIAVQLVTIARRLQKNLSERGISVSIGIGSEYADPGLLYRSFQEAMQSMTGRFFQGNELIFEYHADSLEHERWTDALADEKTEFLALLRMGDEQGTDAAIRALFDKMASSSGYNEKLFRSEAIDLVMLMSRSVFESGVSAVDVLAENAKVIHELYLTIRYDKFVQKACRFARWLALQVNQSQTAAVSFVVRQAIEYLKQHHRERVTLDEVARHCCVSKYHLSHLFKQEVGVGVIDFLNQMRLEKAIFYLHSSDWSVQQIAGQVGYADANYFSRLFRQRTGCSPSEYRSARLC; encoded by the coding sequence GTGATGACGATGTCGCGTCGATATGGGGAGGCGGCCTTTGCTCAACTGCTTCTGTCTGGAACATGGGTTCATGAAGGGAACTTTGCAGACCTTCAACAGCAGTATGGAGTCTATCTGCATCCGACCGTTGTGATGGTTGTGTCAATCGACCGCTATCCGGATTTGGCCGAGAAACAGCCCCTCGAGTGGCGAGTGGACGTCGGTCGAAAATTGGTAGATACAGTCTCGGCAACGACGCAGAGTCTGGGTTTGCCTTACTTGCGGCTGTGGACTGAAGAAGGTGTGATGGCACTTTTTATCGATACCGGCAAAGCTGATGCGACGAATCCTACAGTCCCATTGATTGCTGTGCAGTTAGTGACGATTGCCCGCAGACTGCAGAAGAACCTCTCGGAACGTGGGATATCGGTATCTATTGGTATCGGATCGGAATATGCTGACCCTGGGCTCCTTTATCGTTCATTTCAAGAAGCGATGCAGTCCATGACAGGCCGATTTTTTCAAGGTAATGAACTTATTTTCGAGTACCATGCTGACAGTCTGGAGCATGAGCGCTGGACCGACGCACTTGCAGACGAAAAGACTGAATTCTTGGCACTTTTGCGCATGGGGGACGAGCAGGGAACTGACGCTGCAATCCGCGCACTGTTCGACAAAATGGCAAGCAGCAGTGGGTACAATGAGAAGCTGTTTCGCTCTGAGGCCATCGATTTGGTAATGTTAATGTCTAGGTCCGTTTTTGAATCCGGCGTCAGTGCCGTTGATGTGCTTGCCGAAAATGCAAAGGTCATCCATGAACTCTACCTGACAATCCGCTATGACAAGTTCGTCCAGAAGGCGTGTAGGTTTGCACGATGGCTAGCGCTTCAGGTAAACCAGTCACAAACAGCGGCGGTATCCTTCGTCGTTCGCCAGGCGATAGAGTATCTGAAACAACATCACCGCGAGCGCGTCACGCTCGATGAGGTGGCACGACATTGCTGTGTGAGCAAATACCATCTCAGCCATCTGTTCAAACAAGAGGTTGGTGTTGGTGTCATTGATTTCTTGAATCAGATGCGGCTCGAGAAGGCCATCTTTTATCTCCATTCATCGGATTGGTCCGTACAACAGATTGCCGGTCAGGTGGGCTATGCTGACGCAAACTACTTCAGCAGGTTGTTTCGGCAGCGGACGGGTTGCAGCCCAAGTGAATACCGCTCAGCAAGATTGTGCTAA
- the hutU gene encoding urocanate hydratase codes for MGVTSEPRTIRAPRGTTLNTKGWVQEAVLRMLMNNLDPEVAERPSDLVVYGGIGKAARNWESFDKIVECLKDLEADESLLIQSGKPVGVFKTHPHAPRVLISNSVLVPAFANWETFHDLDRKGLIMFGQMTAGSWIYIGSQGILQGTYETFAEAARQHRHGSLKGTLTLTAGLGGMGGAQPLAVTMNEGVMIGIEVDPKRIERRIETRYCDVMVHDLDEALKLADDAKAAGKALSIGLVGNAAELVPEFVKRGIVPDFVTDQTSAHDPLNGYIPVGYTLAKAAALRERDAKEYMRLAKKSMAVHVQAMLDLQKLGSVVFDYGNNIRQVAFDEGVTDAFNFPGFVPAYIRPLFCEGKGPFRWVALSGDPEDIYKTDELVLKLFPENEALHRWIHLARERVAFQGLPARICWLGYGERAKFGLAINEMVRNGELSAPIVIGRDHLDAGSVASPNRETEGMMDGSDAVADWAVLNALVNTAAGASWVSFHHGGGVGMGYALHAGMVVVADGSDEAAEKLSRVLTTDPGMGIIRHADAGYEKAIQTAKDRGVRVPMLDI; via the coding sequence ATGGGAGTCACCTCTGAACCGCGGACCATCCGAGCACCACGGGGTACCACGTTAAACACCAAAGGCTGGGTGCAAGAGGCAGTACTGCGAATGCTGATGAACAACCTTGACCCGGAGGTGGCGGAACGCCCAAGTGACCTCGTTGTGTACGGCGGGATTGGTAAGGCAGCCCGCAACTGGGAGAGCTTCGACAAGATTGTTGAATGTCTAAAAGACCTCGAGGCAGACGAGAGTCTGCTGATTCAGTCGGGGAAACCCGTCGGCGTTTTCAAGACGCACCCGCACGCGCCACGTGTGCTCATCTCGAATTCGGTGTTGGTTCCGGCGTTTGCGAACTGGGAGACATTCCATGACCTTGACCGAAAGGGTCTGATAATGTTTGGCCAGATGACAGCAGGTAGTTGGATATACATTGGTAGCCAAGGCATTTTGCAGGGAACCTATGAGACCTTTGCGGAAGCCGCGCGACAACACAGACACGGCTCTCTGAAAGGCACCTTGACGCTGACCGCCGGGCTCGGAGGTATGGGTGGCGCGCAACCGCTCGCGGTCACCATGAACGAAGGCGTAATGATTGGTATCGAGGTGGATCCGAAACGTATAGAGCGCCGTATCGAGACACGCTACTGCGATGTCATGGTGCATGACCTTGATGAGGCCCTCAAACTGGCTGACGATGCGAAGGCAGCCGGCAAGGCTTTGTCGATTGGCTTGGTTGGAAACGCAGCCGAACTGGTCCCAGAGTTTGTCAAGCGGGGAATTGTTCCCGATTTTGTCACTGACCAAACGTCTGCTCATGATCCGTTAAACGGCTACATTCCCGTTGGCTACACCCTCGCCAAAGCAGCAGCACTGCGTGAACGTGACGCCAAAGAGTACATGCGACTGGCAAAAAAATCAATGGCCGTCCATGTGCAGGCGATGCTGGATTTGCAAAAGCTGGGCTCTGTCGTGTTTGACTACGGCAATAACATACGGCAGGTTGCATTTGACGAGGGTGTCACAGATGCTTTCAACTTTCCTGGATTCGTTCCGGCTTACATTCGCCCGCTCTTTTGCGAGGGCAAGGGTCCATTTCGCTGGGTGGCGTTGTCAGGAGACCCAGAGGACATTTACAAGACAGATGAGCTTGTTCTGAAGTTGTTCCCGGAAAACGAGGCCCTCCACCGCTGGATACACCTTGCAAGAGAGCGCGTTGCCTTCCAAGGTCTGCCTGCCAGAATTTGTTGGCTAGGTTACGGCGAGCGTGCAAAGTTTGGCCTTGCGATTAACGAAATGGTCCGCAACGGTGAACTCAGTGCGCCGATTGTCATCGGCCGTGACCATTTGGATGCGGGCTCCGTAGCGTCTCCGAACCGTGAAACAGAGGGCATGATGGACGGCAGCGACGCGGTGGCGGACTGGGCCGTGTTGAATGCACTTGTGAACACAGCGGCTGGCGCGAGTTGGGTATCTTTCCATCACGGCGGTGGCGTGGGCATGGGATACGCATTGCACGCTGGCATGGTGGTTGTGGCCGACGGGTCTGACGAAGCAGCGGAAAAGTTGTCGAGGGTGCTGACGACCGACCCGGGAATGGGTATCATTCGCCACGCGGACGCTGGCTACGAAAAGGCGATTCAAACGGCCAAGGACCGCGGAGTACGCGTGCCAATGCTTGATATTTGA